The Tenacibaculum jejuense genome includes a window with the following:
- a CDS encoding head GIN domain-containing protein, translating into MKQILFFKLCFLSIFTFAQTTITKQLKDFEILKVYNGIDIELIKSDKQEVHVTGEKAEKVKIKQQGNKLKILLRFPETTADGKVKAKLYFNKDISVIDANEGVTLTCKEINQNHVEIKAQEGAFMNLVVNIKHLTVKSSSGGVVKLSGEAKNQTVKLDLGATYHGYNLKVSNVCTVTAGSGAKAEVHSGETLNAKVSFGGTILYQGKPEVIEEKKVIGGTIERSN; encoded by the coding sequence ATGAAACAAATATTATTTTTTAAGCTTTGTTTTCTTTCTATTTTTACTTTTGCTCAAACCACAATTACGAAGCAACTTAAAGATTTTGAGATTCTTAAAGTGTACAATGGTATCGATATAGAATTAATTAAATCTGATAAACAAGAAGTACATGTTACAGGAGAGAAAGCAGAAAAAGTTAAAATCAAGCAACAAGGAAATAAATTAAAAATTTTACTTCGTTTTCCAGAAACAACTGCAGATGGAAAAGTAAAAGCCAAATTATATTTTAATAAAGATATTAGCGTTATTGATGCAAATGAAGGAGTTACATTAACATGCAAGGAAATTAATCAGAATCATGTTGAAATTAAAGCTCAAGAAGGAGCATTTATGAATTTAGTTGTTAATATTAAACATTTAACTGTAAAGAGTTCTTCTGGTGGAGTTGTAAAACTTTCAGGAGAAGCAAAAAATCAGACAGTAAAACTAGACTTAGGAGCAACTTATCATGGTTACAATTTAAAAGTTAGCAATGTTTGTACTGTAACTGCCGGCTCTGGTGCAAAAGCTGAAGTACATTCAGGAGAAACTTTAAATGCTAAAGTAAGCTTTGGTGGAACAATACTTTATCAAGGAAAGCCAGAAGTTATAGAAGAAAAGAAAGTAATTGGTGGAACTATTGAAAGAAGTAACTAA
- a CDS encoding twin-arginine translocase TatA/TatE family subunit has translation MNTLTTFLAIPGGASIALIVVVVLLLFGGKKIPELMRGLGSGIKEFKDATKEEDDRIEEK, from the coding sequence ATGAATACATTAACAACTTTTTTAGCAATTCCAGGAGGAGCATCTATAGCATTAATAGTAGTTGTAGTACTATTATTATTTGGAGGAAAGAAAATTCCTGAATTAATGAGAGGATTAGGTTCTGGAATCAAGGAATTTAAAGATGCTACTAAAGAAGAAGACGATAGAATCGAAGAGAAATAA
- a CDS encoding LytR/AlgR family response regulator transcription factor, translating to MRKINCLIVDDEPLAREGIKEYCDQIPMVKVIALCKNAIIANEYLQSYEIDLIFLDINMPLLTGLEWLKTLKNSPLVVITSAYSEHALESYDFEVIDYLVKPIPFNRFLQAVNKAERLLVKEGDNNTIFIKTSNAIKRVATSDILFVESMQNYVKVITERETIITHITLKQMYEQLPKNKFIQTHKSYIVSKNKVEEINGNLIVIRNCKIPISVRLKKEVLQSLMQ from the coding sequence TTGAGAAAAATAAATTGTTTAATTGTTGATGATGAGCCATTAGCCAGAGAAGGAATTAAAGAGTACTGTGATCAAATTCCTATGGTAAAAGTTATTGCTTTGTGTAAAAATGCAATTATAGCTAATGAATATTTACAATCGTATGAAATTGACTTAATTTTCTTAGATATTAACATGCCATTATTAACAGGATTAGAATGGTTAAAGACACTTAAAAACTCACCACTTGTAGTAATTACCAGTGCATATTCTGAACATGCATTAGAAAGCTATGATTTTGAAGTTATAGATTATTTAGTAAAACCGATTCCTTTCAACAGATTTTTACAGGCTGTTAATAAAGCTGAACGTTTGTTAGTCAAAGAAGGTGATAACAATACGATTTTTATTAAGACATCTAATGCAATAAAAAGAGTTGCAACTAGTGATATTCTATTTGTAGAATCTATGCAGAATTATGTGAAAGTAATTACAGAAAGAGAAACAATTATTACACATATTACTTTAAAACAAATGTATGAACAATTGCCTAAAAACAAGTTTATACAAACACATAAATCTTATATCGTATCAAAAAATAAAGTTGAAGAAATTAATGGTAATTTAATTGTAATACGTAATTGTAAAATACCTATAAGTGTTCGACTAAAAAAAGAAGTACTACAAAGTTTAATGCAATAA
- a CDS encoding sensor histidine kinase, protein MIKKRIFIILLHLTFWLLSYLYITSGNLSWNGFGKEEGLLKKAYLYGMFFNALLFYIQVFWLVPKYYVKNKKAMFWGFSIALFFLITYVETYLDVALAVKYRVYSFEPIAAGIIWFYHNSIFHFIYFIVGFYYRFQQEYIKSERVKQELLIENHNAELKYLKAQLNPHFLFNGINSIYHLIGKNNANAKSTLLKFSNLLRYQLYESNTNKIELYKEINYIEEYISIERIRKGEDIVLNLNIDIEKEDNLIMPLLLIPFIENAFKHISNHNEAKNNIISISIVERNHLLKLIVNNSKDSFHHQGKSGGIGLKNVRKRLNLLYKDKYDLNIKSTENTHEVELIMHLN, encoded by the coding sequence ATGATAAAAAAGAGAATCTTTATAATCCTTTTACACTTAACTTTCTGGTTATTAAGTTATCTATATATAACTTCTGGTAATTTAAGTTGGAATGGATTTGGAAAAGAAGAAGGATTATTAAAAAAAGCATACCTGTATGGTATGTTTTTTAATGCTTTATTATTTTATATTCAAGTGTTTTGGTTGGTTCCTAAGTATTATGTGAAAAACAAAAAAGCAATGTTTTGGGGATTTTCTATAGCACTATTCTTTTTAATAACTTATGTGGAAACTTATTTAGATGTTGCTTTAGCAGTAAAGTATCGTGTGTATAGTTTTGAACCAATTGCAGCTGGAATAATATGGTTTTATCATAATTCAATATTTCATTTCATATATTTTATAGTTGGGTTTTATTACCGTTTTCAACAAGAATACATCAAATCTGAGAGAGTAAAACAAGAATTACTAATAGAGAATCATAATGCTGAATTAAAATACCTAAAAGCTCAATTAAATCCACATTTTTTATTCAATGGAATTAATAGTATTTATCATTTAATTGGAAAAAATAACGCCAATGCTAAAAGCACATTACTTAAGTTTTCTAATTTATTACGTTATCAACTTTATGAGAGTAATACAAACAAAATAGAGCTATATAAAGAGATAAATTACATAGAAGAATACATTAGTATAGAAAGAATAAGAAAAGGAGAGGATATCGTTTTAAATTTAAATATAGATATTGAAAAAGAAGATAATTTAATTATGCCTTTGTTATTAATTCCATTTATAGAAAATGCTTTTAAACATATTAGCAATCATAATGAAGCAAAAAATAATATTATATCAATCTCAATTGTAGAAAGAAATCATCTTTTAAAACTAATTGTTAATAACTCTAAGGATTCTTTTCATCATCAGGGAAAGAGTGGGGGAATAGGCTTAAAAAATGTAAGAAAGAGATTAAATTTACTCTATAAAGATAAATATGATTTAAATATTAAATCTACAGAAAATACACATGAAGTTGAACTTATAATGCATTTAAATTGA